Genomic DNA from Peptostreptococcaceae bacterium:
AAGAAATTTTCAAAAAATGCCCAACTTCAATCATTTCACTGACAGCATGATTGATAGCCTCAATGAACAGACTGGAGATTTCAACAAGCTTTTGTTCTTGAAATTTTGTAGGTTGAAGTTTAATTTTGACTGTTCTCATAGTAACACCTCGCAAACATATGTTCTACTTATAGTATACTAGTTTATGGGGAAAACTCAAGACCGTTGCCTTATATCCCCACAGCTAAAGCAGGGGGTTTTACGATGACACTTAATAAAGATGTTCGGGAGGTTTGCATATGAATAATAATGAAATTTTAATCCGACTAAGAGATGCCTTAGATATAAAAAATGAAGACATTGCAGAAATATTCACGCTTGGTGGAAGTAGCGCGATTGACGAAGAAGTTAGAATGATGTTTGTAGAATCATCAGACGGTGGTCGCAATGATACTGAGGAAAAGAAATATGATTTAGAATGCGACAATTTTTCCTTGGAGTCGTTTTTGAATGGCTTTATTATTTTTAAAAGAGGAGAAAAGAAATCCCTGTCTGGGGAACCCCCCAAATCGGTACTTGCCATAAAGGACGATAGAAGCGTTAATAATGTTATGCTGAAAAAATTGAAAATCGCATTATCGTTAACAGCTGATGACATGATAGATATATTTAAAGCGGCTGGTGTTAATGCAACAAAGGGAGAATTAAGTCCCTTGTTTAGGAAAGAAGGACATAAGCATTATAAAAAGTGCAGTGATGCTTTTGCCAAGGGATTTTTAAAAGGCTTAGATGCAATACATTTAGGTTAATATAAGAATATAGCAAAGTGAATCCCTCCATTTGTTTGGGGGGTTTTTATTATGAGAATAAAAACAGAAAATTCGATAAACTGCAACTATTTCCAAATTAATGAATATGCGAAATTTTATCTTGAGATTATTAAAACTAGGTATATACTAGTCGGTGGGGTTTGTTTCACAATGCTCCATATACGGAATTATGTATAATAATTTGTTTTTTTCCAGGAGATGATTATTTGCTTTCGATACTATTTCAAAATGGAATTATGATTGATAATCTATCAATATTTTTTGCTGCGACTATTATACTGGTGTCCATTCCGATACTTATTTATTCATTGGGATATCTAAAGGAATACAAAGGCACATATTCTGTTGGATACAATCTGATAATGACATTAGTTTTCATTGTTTCAATGGTTTTGGTCGTTATCTCTAAGGACAGCATGACATTTATCGTTTTTTGGGAAGTGATGAGTGTTAGTTCGTTCTTTTTGGTCATTTATGAATACAAGAATCAAATGAACATCAATTCGGGAATCATGTATTTGATAATGACGCACATAAGCGGATTCTTCTTGATGGCTATGTTTGCATTTTTATATAAATACACAGGAAGCATGGACTTCAATGAAATTGGGCAATTCTCTTACAAGATAACAGAACACGGAGTTGCGGTTATTTTCATTTTGGCTCTCATTGGGTTTGGAGCCAAGGCCGGTTTTGTTCCCCTCCATGCATGGTTGCCTAAAGCCCATCCGTGTGCTCCGTCAAATGCTTCGGCGCTTATGTCGGGTGTGATGCTTAAGGTTGCTTTGTATGGGCTTATACGTGTGCTGTATTTTTTTGTAGATGGGCTTCCGCTGAATTTGTCTTTGGTGCTTTGCGTAATCGGTGCTGTAACGGCAATTTTTTCAATTTTAAATGCATTGGTTCAAAAGGATATAAAAAAACTGCTCGCGTATTCAAGCGCGGAAAACATAGGAATGATCCTGGCAACGATAGGATTGTCTTTTGTATTCAAGCATTATGGATTGAACAGTCTTTCTCTTTTGAGCCTGGTGGCTGCGCTGTTTCACATTTTAAACCACGCCGTTTTTAAGAGCTTGCTGTTTGCAAGCGCGGGAAGTGTTTTATTCGCAACCGGTACGAAAAACATGAATGAATTAGGTGGATTATACGGCAAAATGAAATTCGCAACTATAGCAGCTTTTATTGGCACCCTATCAATATCGGCAATTCCGCCTTTGAATGGGTTTGCGAGTGAAATGTTGATTTTGAAAAGCTTCATACTGGGAGTGTCAAAAGTTCCGGACAGTTGGGTTGCTGGGATTTTAATGATTTCAGGAGCAATCATCGCATTGACCGGCGGAGGGGCCTTATACGCGGCAATAAAGAGTTTCGGAATTACATATCTGGGGTCTCCCAGAAGCGCAAAAGCTGAAAGCATACATAAAATACCTATGACAATGAAAATCGGAATGGGAATACTGGCTGCCCAATGCGTTCTTTTCGGTGTCTTTTCACCATTGATAGTAAATAGTTTATTGCATTCTATGTCGATTCTATACATAGGAACGGATATTAATATTCCAATAATCGCGGTTAATTATGAAATATCGATAGTTGCAGGCATATTGCTGACGACGTTTCTTATTGTGAAACCGTTGGTTAAAGCAAGAAAAGGCACTATTTCCTATGGAGACACATGGGGTTGCGGGTTCGTTAACCAGACGGGCAGGATGCAGTATACGGCAAATGCATTGTCACAGCCGCAGACGCGATTGTTTGCAAAAGTCCAGGGATATTCGAAGCGTGTAAAAGTCACTTCTCTTATCTATATCGATGACCAGGTCTACGATGTTTTCGAGAAGAAGGCATATATTCCAATTGTCAGGTTTACGAATTATTTGGCGGGAAAGATTGTAAGAATTCATCTTGGAAAGGTAAGGGTCTATGTTTTATACATATTCATTGCCTTGGGAGCGACGCTTTTAGGAGTGTATAGATTTGGATAAGTGATGGAAATCGGAGGCTGCTTGGATCTGGATTTTACAATCAGGCATGCATTGGTTCAAAGGGTTTTTAGATTGGAGGAAGTTATTTGAACTATTATTTGTTTAATATTTTACAGGGAATAATTCTAATATTGCTATCGCCGATTTTTTCGGGGATTTTGAAAAAGATGAAGGCTTTCATGCGTGGCTATAAGGGCCCTGGCGTTTTTCAAGTCTACTATGACCTTGTAAAGCTTTTTAATAAAGAGACAATCAGATCCGGCAAAAGTTCTTTCATTACAGAAATCGGGCCATTGTTAGCGATATCCATATCCTTGACCTGCGCATTCATGATTCCGGTCTTTTTCTGCGGCGCAAGCAGCCTTGTCGGTAATTTGATTGTGATTGTTTTTCTACTTGGAGGCATCAAGCTGTTTAACACATTGTTTGGACTTGATTCATCATCTACATTCGGCGGAATGGGTACAAGCAGGGAATTGTTCTTGTCAATGCTTGCCGAACCTGTGATGTTTCTGATAATAATGTTTCTGTATTTTCAATACGAAACATTCAACATATTCGAAATATCTGCAAAAAATTCTCTGGCAATATCGCTTTCAGTAGGCGATATACTGGCATTCGTATCTTTTTTTATCGTGTTGGTAGTTGAAAATGCGAGATTGCCGATTGATAATCCCGAAACGCATTTGGAGCTTACCATGATTCACGAGGCCATGGTATTGGATCTTTCAGGCAGAGATCTAGCATTGGTTGAATTGGCATCAATGATAAAATTCACCATATTCATTGCTATGATAGTCAATATATTTTTTCCGATTGGGATAGCGACATCCCTGTCGCTTTTGTTGATAGCTGAGGCGGCGATATTGTTCTTGGCAAAGGTATTCATTATATTGTTTGTCATTGCGATTATAGAGGTTCTTATAGCTAAATCAAGGCTTTTTCGAGCACCGGATCTGATAGCAGTATCATTTTCATTAATCATCGCTGCGATATCTTTCAGTCGGTTCATTAATTAAGGGGGCATACTTTTGGCGCAATTATTTTTATCAATCATAATAATAACAGGCATACTTATATCAGGAACAAGCAGAATGAAGATATTAATTTCAAGCTTCGCGTTTCAGTCTTTTGCAATAGCGGTTCTATGCATTAACTTGGGTTTTTCGTATCATGAAAACCATTACTATATCTTGGCTTTGATAACGTTAATAATCAAGGTCATCGCAATACCGTATATCATTAATAAATCCATCAAGACGTTAAAAGTGAACAGAGAATTGAATCTTATCATCAATGGCTACTATTCTTTCATTCTATCGAGTGTATACATAATAATCATCTCTTCATTTTTCGGAAGAACCGGCAATTTATATTTTCAAACCGGTATTTTTCTGGTGTTGATTGGTGCTACCGTTATGATAGGGAGAAAAAAGGCCATCACCCAGATGTTTGGATTCTTGATTATCGAAAACGGAATCATATTGTTTGAAATTTCGGCCGTGCAGATACCATTGATATTGGAAGCGGGAATGGCGCTAGAGGTGTTGATTCTTGCGTTGATCATGGGCGTTATAATATTTCATATAAACAAAACTTTTGATACCATAAATACTGATTTTCTTACCGAACTTAAGGAGTAGAATAATAAAATGATAATATGTTATCTGATATCGGCGGCAGCAATTTTGATTTTTATATCATGTAGCAGGAAAATCAACTTAATTTCATACATGACCACCTTGTCTTTATTTTTTCTCGTAGCGGCGGCCTTAAAACTATATCCGCTTATGAAAAACAATGGTGTATATTCCTTGATGAATGGAATGATTGTTGTTGATAGT
This window encodes:
- a CDS encoding DUF1456 family protein, which encodes MNNNEILIRLRDALDIKNEDIAEIFTLGGSSAIDEEVRMMFVESSDGGRNDTEEKKYDLECDNFSLESFLNGFIIFKRGEKKSLSGEPPKSVLAIKDDRSVNNVMLKKLKIALSLTADDMIDIFKAAGVNATKGELSPLFRKEGHKHYKKCSDAFAKGFLKGLDAIHLG
- a CDS encoding NADH-quinone oxidoreductase subunit H, producing MNYYLFNILQGIILILLSPIFSGILKKMKAFMRGYKGPGVFQVYYDLVKLFNKETIRSGKSSFITEIGPLLAISISLTCAFMIPVFFCGASSLVGNLIVIVFLLGGIKLFNTLFGLDSSSTFGGMGTSRELFLSMLAEPVMFLIIMFLYFQYETFNIFEISAKNSLAISLSVGDILAFVSFFIVLVVENARLPIDNPETHLELTMIHEAMVLDLSGRDLALVELASMIKFTIFIAMIVNIFFPIGIATSLSLLLIAEAAILFLAKVFIILFVIAIIEVLIAKSRLFRAPDLIAVSFSLIIAAISFSRFIN
- a CDS encoding hydrogenase; translation: MAQLFLSIIIITGILISGTSRMKILISSFAFQSFAIAVLCINLGFSYHENHYYILALITLIIKVIAIPYIINKSIKTLKVNRELNLIINGYYSFILSSVYIIIISSFFGRTGNLYFQTGIFLVLIGATVMIGRKKAITQMFGFLIIENGIILFEISAVQIPLILEAGMALEVLILALIMGVIIFHINKTFDTINTDFLTELKE